Proteins encoded within one genomic window of Aerococcus viridans:
- the treR gene encoding trehalose operon repressor codes for MYKFEFISADIQNKIHQGIYPVGRLLPSENDLAKTYDVSRETIRKAQKRLEDTGFIQKKQGKGAIVLDFARFSFPISGLTSYKELQESQHFQTATQVLSNKRVVAPDFLVGEDGVEAGEPFIHLIRAREMEGETVIVDHDYLRVSVIQDGVPDEIAEVSIYQYFEQELDLQISFANKADDIDQKHMAIGPDDFIIQVNSHVYLEDATFFQYTSSHHRIDKFRFAEFARRTAH; via the coding sequence ATGTACAAGTTCGAATTTATTTCCGCTGACATTCAAAATAAAATCCACCAGGGCATCTACCCTGTAGGCCGGTTACTTCCGAGTGAAAATGACCTGGCCAAGACGTACGATGTATCGCGTGAAACCATCCGTAAAGCGCAGAAAAGATTGGAAGACACCGGTTTTATCCAGAAGAAACAAGGTAAAGGGGCTATCGTCCTAGACTTTGCCCGTTTTTCTTTTCCTATATCCGGTTTAACTTCCTACAAGGAATTACAAGAATCCCAACACTTCCAAACTGCAACCCAAGTTTTGAGTAATAAACGGGTGGTGGCACCTGACTTTCTCGTCGGTGAAGACGGTGTTGAAGCGGGCGAACCCTTCATCCACCTGATTCGGGCCCGTGAAATGGAAGGGGAAACGGTCATTGTTGACCACGACTACCTCCGCGTATCCGTTATCCAAGATGGGGTGCCAGATGAAATTGCGGAAGTGTCCATTTATCAATACTTTGAACAAGAATTGGACTTACAAATATCCTTTGCCAATAAGGCGGATGATATAGATCAAAAGCACATGGCCATTGGCCCAGATGATTTTATCATCCAGGTCAACAGCCATGTATACTTAGAAGATGCCACCTTTTTTCAATATACCTCATCCCACCACCGGATCGACAAATTTAGATTTGCGGAATTTGCGCGCCGGACGGCTCATTAA
- a CDS encoding nucleoside hydrolase, protein MDKRKVIIDTDPGIDDAAALMTALSDDSLEILGFTTVAGNKGLDMTTTNAVRISTYFDGRVKIYPGADNDYTSLKDNKPPRENATGNIHGSNGMGGVDFPYDESLIQDQHAVDFILEQVKAYPGEIDLITLGPLTNIALAVEKDLTTMKQVRSIMSMGGAAFDGNTNPVAEFNYWFDPVSVDIVYQALGESVPITMVGLDVTRPSLLDMNDLEFIRQAGGELGGMIREMFDDYVLNSFENEGKIGIVIHDLVAVVGYLHPEILTEVYHTNLVIETKGEYTYGQTVIDFEERTDRPKNVYIAMDIDLEAYKAHVISTLFGEDKYHQYLDMLD, encoded by the coding sequence ATGGATAAACGTAAGGTAATTATTGATACGGACCCAGGAATTGACGATGCAGCGGCCTTGATGACGGCCTTATCGGACGATAGTTTGGAAATTTTAGGTTTCACTACGGTTGCTGGGAATAAGGGATTGGATATGACCACCACGAATGCGGTTCGGATATCTACTTATTTCGATGGTCGCGTGAAGATCTATCCAGGCGCTGACAACGATTACACCTCTTTAAAAGATAACAAACCGCCAAGAGAGAACGCGACTGGAAATATCCACGGGTCAAACGGAATGGGTGGGGTTGATTTCCCCTATGATGAAAGTTTGATTCAAGATCAGCACGCAGTGGATTTCATTCTTGAACAAGTTAAAGCATATCCTGGTGAAATCGATTTGATTACCTTAGGACCACTAACGAATATTGCTTTGGCCGTTGAAAAAGACTTAACGACCATGAAACAAGTCCGGTCAATCATGTCTATGGGTGGGGCTGCTTTTGACGGGAACACGAACCCGGTAGCGGAATTTAACTACTGGTTTGACCCCGTTTCAGTCGATATCGTCTATCAAGCCTTGGGCGAATCTGTCCCGATTACAATGGTTGGTTTAGACGTGACGAGACCGTCCCTCTTGGATATGAACGACTTAGAATTTATCCGTCAAGCAGGCGGTGAACTAGGCGGCATGATCCGTGAAATGTTCGACGACTATGTCCTGAATTCATTTGAAAATGAAGGCAAAATTGGAATCGTCATCCATGACTTAGTAGCAGTTGTTGGCTACCTGCACCCAGAAATTTTGACCGAAGTCTACCATACTAACTTGGTCATTGAAACTAAAGGTGAGTATACTTACGGACAGACCGTCATCGACTTTGAGGAGCGTACTGACCGACCAAAAAATGTCTACATCGCAATGGATATCGACCTTGAAGCTTATAAAGCCCACGTGATTTCAACCCTATTTGGCGAAGACAAATACCATCAATACCTAGACATGCTGGATTAA
- a CDS encoding prephenate dehydratase: MMRIGYQGIPGAYSEAATIAFVREQLHVEIDDERLEIISYDDFKPMVDDLVAEKVDRIVMPIENSTTGLIARTMDIIRYRPVLAKYEHYQPVNHVLWGLPGADIHQVTEVYSHPEALIQCKLLFDRYPNMAPVAYIDTAVSAEFIVQEDDPTKAAIASPRAGELHGLQALEPAAYDESGNMTRFLVFERYDNIDMTNTHDKIMLYIETPHEPGALAKLLQVLDVYRINLEGLNARPIPMKPFRYGFFIEADPSNMIGDLESLEKILKALSTHIQVVAQFKQNR; this comes from the coding sequence ATGATGAGAATTGGTTACCAAGGCATTCCAGGTGCGTATAGTGAGGCGGCAACGATTGCTTTTGTACGCGAACAGTTGCATGTTGAGATTGATGATGAACGTTTAGAAATCATCTCTTACGATGACTTTAAACCCATGGTAGATGACTTAGTGGCTGAAAAAGTGGACCGCATTGTCATGCCAATTGAAAATTCGACAACAGGCTTGATTGCACGAACAATGGATATTATCCGTTACCGACCAGTCCTGGCTAAATATGAACACTACCAACCAGTAAACCATGTTTTATGGGGGTTACCAGGTGCTGACATTCATCAAGTGACGGAAGTTTACTCTCACCCAGAAGCTTTAATCCAATGTAAATTATTATTTGACCGCTATCCAAACATGGCACCAGTGGCCTATATCGATACAGCTGTTTCTGCTGAATTTATTGTGCAAGAAGATGACCCAACGAAAGCAGCGATTGCCAGCCCTCGTGCGGGTGAATTGCACGGTTTACAAGCGCTAGAACCAGCAGCATACGACGAATCAGGGAATATGACGCGGTTTTTAGTCTTTGAACGATATGACAATATCGATATGACCAATACCCATGACAAGATCATGTTATATATTGAAACACCGCATGAACCAGGTGCTTTGGCCAAGTTACTACAGGTATTAGATGTTTACCGAATCAACTTGGAAGGATTAAATGCCCGTCCAATCCCAATGAAACCCTTCCGTTACGGCTTCTTTATTGAAGCAGACCCAAGCAATATGATTGGGGACTTAGAGTCATTAGAGAAGATTTTAAAAGCATTATCAACCCATATTCAAGTGGTAGCGCAATTTAAACAAAATCGTTAG
- a CDS encoding arginyl-tRNA synthetase, protein MEQSTKKGLIALGAIAAIAGIVAVALYQEDKNSVFSDFIDDAGRQLRHTGRDLARRADDVSFLPNRSLGDRVKDSAADAYDYAVGQAKSFTK, encoded by the coding sequence ATGGAACAATCAACTAAAAAAGGTTTAATTGCTTTAGGTGCAATTGCTGCAATTGCAGGTATTGTCGCTGTCGCGTTATACCAAGAAGATAAAAACTCAGTATTCAGTGATTTCATCGATGATGCTGGTCGCCAATTACGCCATACAGGTCGTGACTTAGCTCGCCGTGCTGATGATGTATCATTTTTACCAAACCGTTCACTCGGTGATCGCGTAAAAGATTCAGCAGCTGACGCTTACGACTATGCTGTAGGCCAAGCAAAATCATTTACAAAATAA